The genomic DNA TGTATTTGGTACGATTAGCATCACAAAATCAAGATGTAAAATTAACTAAGCGTTTTGTAAAACTCTAGTTTAAAACATACAATAAAAAAAGAGCTTTAAATTTAAAGCTCTTTTTTTATTAATAATTATCAGGTAATTCTATTTTAACTTTTAAATCTTTTAATTGATCTAAATAATGGTGATGCGAAAAATTTTGGTCATTAAACTCTGCTTGCCTGGTTCTTTTAGTTTCATTTCGTTTAATGGCTTTTAAATAGCGTTTCACTTCGGTTTTATCGTTTAAAATTAAACCAGGAACTTCAACAGATTTTCCGTTTTCATCTTTTGCAACCATTGTAAAATAAGAAGAGTTACAGTGTTTTTTGGCTCCTGTTTGTATATTTTCTGCTTCAACACGAATACCAACAACCATAGAAGTTCTACCAACATAATTAACAGAAGCTTTCATAGTAACCAACTCGCCAACCTCTATTGGGTTTAAAAAATCTACAGTATCTACAGATGCCGTTACGCAATAGGTTTTAGAGTGTTTACTGGCACAAGCAAATGCTATTTGGTCCATTAAGCTTAATATATAACCACCGTGAACTTTTCCACTAAAATTTGAATGCGATGGTAACATTAATTCAGATATGGAGATGCGTGAACCATCTACGGTTTTATAATTAGGCATAATTTTATGGGTTTTCTGTTGTGTTAAGCTCTACTTTAGTTACAAAATAATGTGTGTCTCCTAACCAAAATAAGGTTTTATAACGTTCAAAATAACTTAACTTTACTAAACGACCTTGGTATTTGTTTAAATCTTCAATTACTTGTGTTTCTCCATCTTCTACAGAGAATTTAAATATTTGTGCTTCACTAACACCTTGGCTAATTTCGCCTTCCCAGGTTTTAAACAATACACCTTTTTTACTAAACTTAACTAATTCTCCAGCTCTAACGCCTTCACTGTAAGTTACAAAATAGACAAAGGCAAAATAGCCAGCTATTAGTAGTAATATAACGATAAAGGTTTTAATTAAAAATTTCATAAAATATATATTAGAGTAAGTTAGTTTTTTATGTGTTTATTCTTGGTCTGTTGCACGTTTAATAAATGCTTCTGGTAAAGACTTTTTTGCTTTTGCTCCTAATTTTTTAATTTTTTCGACACTCCTAATTAGGTTTCCACGACCATCTACTAATTTATTCATAGCAGCAGTATAATCTGTTTTTGCAGCATCTATTTTTTTTCCAACACCAGTCAAATCAGATACTAATCCTTCAAACTTATCGTATAAAGCTCCAGCTTGACGCGCAATTTCTATGGCATTTTGTTGTTGCTTTTCGTTATTCCACATGGTATCAATAGTACGTAAAGTGGCTAGTAGAGTAGAAGGTGTTACAATAACAATATTACGCTCGAAGGCTTTATTGTAAAGTGAGTTGTCTTCGTTTATTGCAATTGCAAATGCAGGTTCTATTGGGATAAAAAGCAATACAAAATCTGGAGAATCTATATCATACAAATCTTGATAATTTTTAGCTGAAAGCTGCTCTACATGTTTTTTAATAGAGTTTATGTGTGCTTTTAAATGTTGACTTCTATCTTCCATTTCGGCATTTACAAAACGCTCGTAATCAATTAAAGATACTTTACTATCTATAATCATGCGTTTATTGTTAGGTAAATGCAACACAACATCTGGCAGTACTCTTGTGCCATCTTCTCGTGTGAAACTTTGTTGTACGTAATATTCTCTATCTTTTTCTAAGCCAGATTTTTCAAGCACGCGTTCTAAAACAAGTTCTCCCCAATTACCTTGCATTTTATTGTCTCCTTTTAAGGCTTTGGTAAGGTTAGTGGCTTCTTTTGTCATTTGTTGGTTAAGCTCTTTTAAACCTTCTAACTGGGTTTTTAAAGCAGAATGTAAACCAAAGTTTTCTTTGTGTGTATCGTCCACTTTCTTTTCGAAAATTTGTATTTTCTCTTGTAGCGGATTTAATATATTCTTTATGTTTTCTTTATTCTGAAGTGTGAATTTTTCAGATTTAGCATCTAGAATTTTATTTGCTAAATTTTCAAAATCTGTACGCAGTTGCTTTTGGCGTTCTTCTAACTCTTCATCTCTTTTTAAATTAAGCTTTTGAAGATTTTCATATTCTGAATTTCTTCTCGTTAACTCAGTACTTAAAAAATCTTTTTCACGCCTAATGTCTTCACGTTCGGTTTCAATTTTAGAAAGCGATGTTTTTAACTCTTCTATTTTATTTTCGAAATTCTGGTTTTGTTTTTGGTTTTCAGTTTCCGAAAACTGTTTAAAATCATTAAACTGTTGCTGTAAATTGGCATTTCGTTCTTCTAAAGTACTTTTTTCACTTTTACTTTTTAGTTTAGTAAATAGCATACCTAAATACGCACCAATGGCAGCTGCAATTAATATGGCAATAATGAGGATGATGTTGTCGTTCATTTATTTTATTTGAATTTTATCAAAGATAATTTTTTTAGACGTAAGACTAAGAAACAAGCAAATAGTTTTCTCTTATTTCTTTACTCTAAAGCTTTTAGTTTTGCTATCGAAAACAATTAAATCGTCTGGAAATAATGTATTAAATGCACCTTGATTTATAAGATTATCTGGTGTGTTTTGGATACAGTTTTTATTACTCATTACAATTAAACTATCACAAAGCTGAATGGCTAAATCTATTTCGTGAGACGAAAATAAAATAGTTTTATTGGTTTCCTTAGCTAGTTTTTGAAGCAGTTTTAAAATGTATGCTTTGTGGTACATGTCTAAATGCGACGTTGGTTCGTCTAGAATAATCAAATTGGTATCTTGTGCTAAAGCTCGCGCAATCATTACTTTTTGTAATTGTCCGTCACTTAATTCGAAGCATTTTTTATTTTTTAAATCTTCAATATTTGTTTGTGATATGGCTTTATCTATAGTAGCTATATCGCTATTAGATAAATTACCAACCCAATTTGTATAAGGTTGCCTACCAAGTGCAATAAGCTCGAAAACGGAAAGATTTTTAGACGATACTGTTTCGGTTAAAACCAAACTTAATACTTTTGCTAATTCAACTGAACCATACTTAATTAAAGTCTTAGAGTTAATATTTATTTCACCATTTAATTTTGGTTGTACATTAGTTAACGTTCTTAGTAATGTAGATTTGCCAATGCCGTTTGCACCAACTAAAGCTATTAATTCGCCTTGTTTTAGTTCGATATTTATATTTGAAGCAATAACAGATGTCTTCT from Lacinutrix sp. 5H-3-7-4 includes the following:
- the rmuC gene encoding DNA recombination protein RmuC, whose amino-acid sequence is MNDNIILIIAILIAAAIGAYLGMLFTKLKSKSEKSTLEERNANLQQQFNDFKQFSETENQKQNQNFENKIEELKTSLSKIETEREDIRREKDFLSTELTRRNSEYENLQKLNLKRDEELEERQKQLRTDFENLANKILDAKSEKFTLQNKENIKNILNPLQEKIQIFEKKVDDTHKENFGLHSALKTQLEGLKELNQQMTKEATNLTKALKGDNKMQGNWGELVLERVLEKSGLEKDREYYVQQSFTREDGTRVLPDVVLHLPNNKRMIIDSKVSLIDYERFVNAEMEDRSQHLKAHINSIKKHVEQLSAKNYQDLYDIDSPDFVLLFIPIEPAFAIAINEDNSLYNKAFERNIVIVTPSTLLATLRTIDTMWNNEKQQQNAIEIARQAGALYDKFEGLVSDLTGVGKKIDAAKTDYTAAMNKLVDGRGNLIRSVEKIKKLGAKAKKSLPEAFIKRATDQE
- a CDS encoding acyl-CoA thioesterase; its protein translation is MPNYKTVDGSRISISELMLPSHSNFSGKVHGGYILSLMDQIAFACASKHSKTYCVTASVDTVDFLNPIEVGELVTMKASVNYVGRTSMVVGIRVEAENIQTGAKKHCNSSYFTMVAKDENGKSVEVPGLILNDKTEVKRYLKAIKRNETKRTRQAEFNDQNFSHHHYLDQLKDLKVKIELPDNY
- a CDS encoding ABC transporter ATP-binding protein; translation: MKEKSKHIILKTEQLSIGYKTKKKTSVIASNINIELKQGELIALVGANGIGKSTLLRTLTNVQPKLNGEININSKTLIKYGSVELAKVLSLVLTETVSSKNLSVFELIALGRQPYTNWVGNLSNSDIATIDKAISQTNIEDLKNKKCFELSDGQLQKVMIARALAQDTNLIILDEPTSHLDMYHKAYILKLLQKLAKETNKTILFSSHEIDLAIQLCDSLIVMSNKNCIQNTPDNLINQGAFNTLFPDDLIVFDSKTKSFRVKK